In bacterium, the sequence TAGTTTAGGCGTAGAATGGGTTGAATTAAGAAGTGAAAATGGATACAAAAGGTTTTCTAAAGTACTAAAGCATCTAAATATTCCTCATCAAGATTTTAAGGGTAATATTGACCAGAAACTTCATCAAATCTTTAATGAGATTTTTAATTGATTCGCTGAAGCGGTCAGAGGTAAAAAGGTAGGGTTATGACTAAAAAAGTCCCAAAAGACCTAAATACTGAAATAGAAAGGTTAATCGCAGCTGGAGAAGAAAAAGGATATGTTACTTATGATGAAATAAATGAAATACTTACTGAAAATGATGCATGGTCACCTTATTTAGAAAAAATCTTTGCTAAATTAGAAGAAAAAGATATCGAAATTCAGGATAATGGAAAGATGGATGAGGTAGTTGTAGAGGAAGAACCAGAAGAAAAAACTCATGTTAACCCCCTTACACTCTACTTAAAAGAGATTAACCAGATACCCCTTTTAACCCCGATAGAAGAAAGAAGATTAAGTCGGCAAATAGAAATCGACCAGCTAAAAATAAAAGAAATCGAAATAAAAAGCGGCCTTTCTGAAAGAAGACTAAAGGAATTATATAATAAATGGCAATTAAAAGAAATAAGGAAAAGTGATTTGCCACCATCTTTAAAAAAATTACCTAATAAAGAAATAGATAAATTCTTGCGAACCGTAGAGATACTTGAAAACAAAATCGAGGTTATCAAACGGAAATTTATTGAGTCTAATCTCCGATTGGTTGTAAATGTAGCGAAAAGGTATGCACATCACAAATTAAGTCTTTTAGATTTAATTAATGAGGGAAATTTAGGATTAATTCGGGCAGTAGATAAATATGATTATAAAGAAGGGTTTAAGTTTAGCACCTATGCTATTTGGTGGATAAAGCAGGCGATTAACCGAGCAATTTTAGAACAGGGTAGAACAATTAAAGTTCCTGTTTATATGATGGAAACAATTAATCGGTGTCTAAAGACAATAAATAAACTATCGCAGGACTTAGGTCGGGAGCCAACATTAGAAGAAATCGGAACCAAAATGAAACTCCCAATTAGTAAGGTGATTGAAATTATCAATATTACTCAAGAACCTATCTCTTTAGAAACACCGATAGGCATAATTGGAGAAAATGAATTAAGTGAATTGATTGAAGATAAGGCAAGTCTGCCTCCATCAAAGGCGATATTCTTTACTATGTTACAAGAACAAATTCAGGAAATAGTAGATACTCTTCCTGAAAAAGAAAGACAACTTCTAAAATTACGCTTTGGATTAGATGGGTTAGAACCTCATACCTTAACTGACATAGGTAGGATATTAGGTCTAACAAGAGAAAGAGTTAGACAGTTAGAAAAAAGAATACTTGATAATCTTCGCAAAAAAAAGATTACTAAACAATTATATGATGATTTTCTGGGAGAAGAATAAGGGTAATCGTTCAGCCACAGAGGCACAGAGTTCACAGAGAATTAGAGAAATTAGTTACTTAAGGACACGAATTAATCTGTATATCCCCTAAATGTAGTGTGAACCTTTAGGTTCACCTTCTGGCTT encodes:
- a CDS encoding sigma-70 family RNA polymerase sigma factor, with amino-acid sequence MTKKVPKDLNTEIERLIAAGEEKGYVTYDEINEILTENDAWSPYLEKIFAKLEEKDIEIQDNGKMDEVVVEEEPEEKTHVNPLTLYLKEINQIPLLTPIEERRLSRQIEIDQLKIKEIEIKSGLSERRLKELYNKWQLKEIRKSDLPPSLKKLPNKEIDKFLRTVEILENKIEVIKRKFIESNLRLVVNVAKRYAHHKLSLLDLINEGNLGLIRAVDKYDYKEGFKFSTYAIWWIKQAINRAILEQGRTIKVPVYMMETINRCLKTINKLSQDLGREPTLEEIGTKMKLPISKVIEIINITQEPISLETPIGIIGENELSELIEDKASLPPSKAIFFTMLQEQIQEIVDTLPEKERQLLKLRFGLDGLEPHTLTDIGRILGLTRERVRQLEKRILDNLRKKKITKQLYDDFLGEE